A DNA window from Legionella sp. MW5194 contains the following coding sequences:
- the prpC gene encoding 2-methylcitrate synthase, with protein MVNSTAGLEGVIAGQSAIATVGHEGAGLNYRGYSIDDLAAYATFEEVAYLLHYGHLPTRNELTRYTQKLTGLREIPDTLKTVLKLIPKNTHPMDVLRTACSMLGTLEPEHDFKQQYDIADRLLALFPGIMCYWYAWHFNGKDISEYSDEETIGGHFMALLHGRKPSTLERDMMNVSLILYAEHEFNASTFAARVTAATLSDFYSAITTAIGTLRGPLHGGANEAAMELLSQFRDPDEAEEKLMTMLAQKAKIMGFGHRVYKDCDPRSDIIKSWSKKLAMAKNDTSLFTISERVEAVMRREKKLFPNLDFYSASAYHYVDIPTPLFTPIFVMSRITGWSAHVFEQRADNRLIRPTSEYTGPEPRAYIAIEARG; from the coding sequence ATGGTCAATAGTACAGCCGGTCTGGAAGGGGTGATTGCGGGCCAATCGGCTATCGCGACTGTGGGACATGAGGGCGCAGGATTGAATTATCGCGGCTATTCTATTGATGATTTAGCCGCCTATGCCACATTTGAAGAAGTGGCTTACCTGCTGCACTACGGCCATTTGCCAACACGTAATGAACTGACCCGTTACACTCAAAAGCTGACCGGTTTAAGGGAAATCCCCGACACGTTAAAAACGGTGTTGAAGCTGATACCCAAAAACACGCACCCCATGGATGTGTTAAGAACGGCCTGCTCCATGCTTGGCACCCTCGAACCTGAGCATGATTTTAAACAGCAGTATGATATTGCTGACCGTTTGCTGGCGCTGTTTCCGGGGATTATGTGTTATTGGTATGCCTGGCATTTCAACGGCAAGGACATTTCCGAATACAGCGACGAAGAGACCATCGGTGGTCATTTCATGGCCCTTCTTCATGGGCGTAAGCCGTCCACGCTTGAACGTGACATGATGAATGTTTCTCTGATTTTGTACGCGGAGCATGAATTTAATGCCTCAACCTTTGCGGCCAGAGTCACGGCGGCGACTTTATCTGACTTTTATTCAGCCATTACCACAGCCATCGGCACCTTAAGAGGGCCTTTGCATGGCGGCGCCAATGAAGCGGCCATGGAGCTGCTGAGTCAGTTTCGCGATCCGGATGAAGCAGAAGAAAAATTAATGACCATGCTGGCTCAAAAAGCCAAAATCATGGGTTTTGGCCATCGGGTGTATAAAGATTGCGACCCGCGTTCCGACATCATCAAATCCTGGTCAAAAAAACTTGCCATGGCGAAAAACGACACGTCATTGTTCACCATTTCCGAGCGTGTCGAGGCCGTCATGCGACGTGAGAAAAAATTATTCCCCAATCTGGATTTCTACAGTGCATCGGCTTACCACTACGTCGATATTCCGACGCCGCTGTTTACACCCATTTTTGTGATGTCACGCATTACCGGCTGGTCTGCGCATGTTTTCGAACAACGCGCGGATAACCGGTTAATCCGCCCCACGTCGGAATACACGGGGCCTGAACCACGAGCCTATATAGCCATTGAAGCAAGAGGATAA
- a CDS encoding bifunctional 2-methylcitrate dehydratase/aconitate hydratase: MHSYVEDNVKPDYDKVISDIADYVLNHEIKSPKAYETARLCLMDTLGCGMLALNFPECTKLLGPVVPGAILPGGARVPGTGYELDPVQAAFNIGAMIRWLDFNDTWLAAEWGHPSDNLGAILAVADYISRQNIKNNQPPLSMHTVLTAMIKAHEIQGCLALENSFNRVGLDHVILVKVASSAVAALLLGADRDQLMRTLSQVFVDGQSLRTYRHAPNAGSRKSWAAGDATSRAVRLALMTASGEMGYPSALSAPKWGFYDVLFDGKPFKFQRPYGSYVMENVLFKLSYPAEFHAQTAVECAVQLHDQIKNRLAEISRIELVTHESAIRIISKQGALHNPADRDHCLQYMVAVALLHGDLKAEHYEDDVASDPRIDALRAKMQVSENVRFSQDYHDPEKRSIANSMRIHFNDGSQSELITVEYPIGHQRRREEGIPVLMDKFIRNLNTRFSDERCDEILKAMNDTNTLSAMPVTDFMTLWQA, from the coding sequence ATGCATTCGTATGTTGAAGACAATGTAAAACCCGATTATGACAAGGTAATCAGTGACATTGCAGATTACGTGTTAAACCATGAAATCAAGAGCCCCAAGGCTTATGAAACGGCGCGCTTGTGCCTCATGGATACCTTGGGTTGCGGCATGCTGGCATTAAATTTTCCAGAATGCACCAAATTGCTTGGACCTGTTGTACCGGGCGCCATACTGCCCGGCGGTGCGCGTGTTCCGGGCACAGGGTATGAGCTTGATCCCGTGCAGGCCGCTTTTAACATTGGCGCCATGATCCGCTGGCTGGATTTTAATGACACCTGGCTTGCAGCCGAGTGGGGCCATCCTTCGGATAATCTGGGAGCCATTCTCGCAGTAGCCGATTACATCAGCCGTCAGAATATAAAAAACAACCAGCCGCCGCTGTCGATGCACACTGTCTTGACCGCCATGATCAAGGCTCATGAAATTCAGGGTTGCCTGGCTTTGGAGAACAGCTTTAACCGCGTAGGCCTTGACCATGTCATTCTGGTTAAAGTCGCAAGCAGTGCGGTGGCGGCTTTATTGCTGGGTGCAGACAGAGATCAACTGATGCGCACCTTGTCGCAAGTGTTCGTGGATGGCCAAAGCTTAAGAACTTATCGCCATGCACCCAATGCCGGTTCCCGCAAATCCTGGGCTGCAGGTGATGCCACATCCAGAGCCGTTCGTCTTGCCCTGATGACTGCAAGTGGAGAAATGGGGTATCCCAGTGCCCTTTCGGCGCCCAAGTGGGGTTTTTACGATGTACTGTTTGATGGGAAGCCGTTTAAATTCCAAAGACCGTATGGATCGTATGTGATGGAAAATGTGTTGTTTAAATTATCTTATCCTGCCGAATTCCATGCCCAAACCGCGGTGGAGTGTGCGGTACAGTTGCATGATCAAATTAAAAACCGCCTTGCGGAAATAAGCCGCATTGAATTGGTGACGCATGAGTCAGCGATCCGCATTATCAGCAAACAGGGTGCATTGCATAATCCCGCCGATCGTGATCACTGTTTGCAGTACATGGTGGCGGTTGCTTTATTGCATGGCGACTTGAAAGCAGAGCACTATGAAGACGACGTGGCTTCCGATCCCCGGATTGATGCCTTGCGTGCTAAAATGCAAGTCAGTGAAAATGTTCGTTTTTCTCAAGACTACCATGACCCGGAAAAGCGTTCGATTGCTAATAGCATGCGTATTCATTTCAATGATGGCAGTCAAAGCGAGTTAATCACGGTCGAGTACCCCATCGGTCATCAACGGCGTCGTGAAGAGGGAATTCCCGTGTTGATGGATAAGTTTATTCGTAATCTCAACACCCGTTTTTCTGACGAACGGTGCGATGAAATACTGAAAGCCATGAATGACACCAATACCCTGAGCGCTATGCCGGTTACTGACTTCATGACGCTCTGGCAAGCCTAA
- a CDS encoding pyruvate, water dikinase regulatory protein — MMRHVFMISDGTGITAENLGNSLMTQFGDIPFEKRTVPYVDTIEKAEAVVLEINQRFEETGAKPLVFMTLINSEIAKTIKQAQACVYDLFNTFLGPLEKELNSKSSYTVGRAHGVANTQSYTHRIEAIDYALAHDDGVKIRGYDQADIILIGVSRCGKTPSCLYMALHFGVLAANYPFTEEDLTSFRLPDSLRPYKSKLFGLTIDAERLQHIRTERRPNSKYASAEQCRLEVAEVEAMYRRENIPYLNSTRFSIEEIATKVLAIAGIKRKF; from the coding sequence TTGATGCGACATGTGTTTATGATTTCCGATGGAACGGGTATTACCGCTGAAAACCTGGGCAATAGTCTGATGACCCAGTTTGGCGATATCCCTTTTGAGAAGCGAACGGTTCCCTATGTCGATACCATAGAAAAAGCCGAGGCGGTAGTACTGGAAATTAATCAACGGTTTGAAGAAACCGGCGCTAAGCCGCTGGTGTTCATGACCCTCATCAACAGTGAAATTGCCAAAACCATTAAACAGGCCCAGGCCTGCGTTTATGATTTATTCAATACTTTCCTTGGCCCCCTGGAAAAAGAACTCAATTCCAAATCATCCTATACGGTGGGCCGCGCGCATGGGGTCGCCAACACCCAATCCTACACCCACCGTATTGAAGCCATCGACTACGCATTGGCACACGATGATGGGGTAAAAATTCGCGGCTACGATCAGGCCGACATCATCCTCATTGGTGTCTCTCGCTGCGGTAAAACACCAAGCTGCCTGTACATGGCCCTGCATTTTGGCGTTCTGGCGGCAAACTACCCCTTTACTGAAGAAGACCTAACTAGTTTTCGCTTACCGGATAGCCTGCGCCCGTACAAGAGTAAATTATTCGGTTTAACCATCGATGCCGAGCGTTTGCAGCATATTCGTACTGAAAGGCGTCCTAACAGCAAATACGCCTCGGCGGAACAGTGCCGGCTTGAGGTCGCTGAAGTCGAAGCCATGTATCGACGCGAAAACATCCCTTACCTTAACTCCACCCGTTTTTCCATTGAGGAAATAGCGACCAAGGTATTAGCCATCGCTGGAATCAAGCGGAAATTTTAA